In Lentisphaerota bacterium, the DNA window CCCATCATCAATGAAGACGTTGACACCATGGTTTACAGCGGCGTTGATTTCCCTTTCCATCACATACGGATCCGCTTCGTTCACAGAACCCCACAAGGATTTGCGGGGCCAGTTGTGATCGGGTGTCTTTTTGACAGAATTTTTTACTGACTGCCATTCCCCCATGCCCTCGGGCCAGAACATGCGTGTCCGCTTCTCGTCACCGGTGTATGCAGGCCACACAGATGCGGCCACATGCTTTCACTCGCCCTTTACCTCTCGCCGCGCCGACGAGAAAACGACAAGTAGAATCGCATCATCTGTACCGATGTTGCGAGCGTTGTGCAGCAATCCCTGTGGTATGGTGATCGCGTCGCCGTCACGCATTATGACGTGCCGGCCACCTTCAATTTCATGTTCAATCTCTCCCTCAAGCACGACCAGCACTTCTTCGCAGTTGGGATGACAGTGACGGGGGTTGGCCAAACCCGGACGGATCACGCATTTGCCGACGGTCATGTGTTGAGAATTGCCGAGTTTGGCGCTGGCATACCAAGTGAGGGCACCCCAGTCCGCCACTGTCACTTCCGTCCTTGCCGCTGGAAGTAGGGCCGCTTTGCTCACTGCCTTTCCTGCCGTCATCATGTTGCAGACTCCCGCAGTTGTTCAGGTTTCGCGGTCTGACCGGTCTCACACGACACATCGATTGCATGTGCGGTCGCGACCGAATCGAAACCGTCTTCGCCGGTGATCGGAACGGGCCGACCGTCGCGAAGCGCATCGAGAAACGCGTGCACTCCTGCCTGATGGCTGTCCTCT includes these proteins:
- a CDS encoding cupin domain-containing protein — translated: MTAGKAVSKAALLPAARTEVTVADWGALTWYASAKLGNSQHMTVGKCVIRPGLANPRHCHPNCEEVLVVLEGEIEHEIEGGRHVIMRDGDAITIPQGLLHNARNIGTDDAILLVVFSSARREVKGE